The nucleotide sequence CCAGCATTAATTTGGAATATCAAGCAGGGAAATGGGGCTGTCAGTGTAATTGATTATCCCCAAGGCTTAGACAAAGCCCCAGTATTGCAAGCCATGAATATCACCACACACCTATCTGGAGGTGTATTGGATAAAACAGCCGCTGGTGCGCTGTAGCTAAACAATACGATCAATTTCCATGCTTTGGGGTAACTATGTTGAAGGTTGGTTGAAGGTTGACCGTAAGCAAAGCGTGTTACAGTCAACCTCGCCTACTTCGGACGCCTACGGCGAACAACCTTCAACATTAATTGGTGTAGTCAACAGCAAACTGCTCAATGCAAAACTCATCAACACCACACAAGCAAATCCGCACCCATGTTTTCATTTCCGGAAGAGTTCAAGGAGTTGGTTATCGCTACGCCACAATGCTTCAAGCTAAGCATCTAGGGGTGAATGGCTGGGTCAGAAATCTTCTTGATAAGCGTGTGGAAGCAGTGTTTGAAGGGAAAACCGCAGCAGTAGAAGCTATGGTTCGTTGGTGTCATACCGGACCGTTAAATGCTGTGGTTGACAATGTGGTGGTTAAGAATGAGACACCGGAAGGTTTGCAGGGATTTGAAATTACCCACTAATCGGTATAGTTGAGCTTGGTTGTCAATGCGTTCCCGTAGCGTGACCGTAGGTCAATCCCATTAACGACTAAAAATTA is from Moorena sp. SIOASIH and encodes:
- a CDS encoding acylphosphatase, which codes for MQNSSTPHKQIRTHVFISGRVQGVGYRYATMLQAKHLGVNGWVRNLLDKRVEAVFEGKTAAVEAMVRWCHTGPLNAVVDNVVVKNETPEGLQGFEITH